In the genome of Drosophila pseudoobscura strain MV-25-SWS-2005 chromosome 3, UCI_Dpse_MV25, whole genome shotgun sequence, one region contains:
- the LOC4805743 gene encoding exostosin-3 — translation MSLAFDLSNSGGAYQPLDSGSGKDASAAVPQRHAMSMRVSWIRQWRRYKLPALVLMMMFLMSCLAYRIMGAEQDAPPTDLHRSSPLLDAYEDFSAMRAGDLKMRIEEMVRIKSTVSVELRELESRRQKLQSDISQYNQKIEELKQELLREQTELERLKMSVEQAQVAQREAVQRNTPDLALPRTLLPNSLPQKMNTVSTGVAASCAMHNCFDHSRCSLTSGFPVYLYDPDEHNVQRTGYDIDGFLKTTLKQTLGYNAHIVRDPTQACIYLVLVGEALLEQDLLRNNRYAAQEAEQQQPTAPSQTHDCPIEMQKLYNLPYWGGDGRNHVLLNLARRDLCSRRTNALLQQNTMRAIVVQSAFELDQFRPGYDLIVPPILGPPGGDVWQECASMVPARRKYLLSFQGEMRPKTDPQGSNPLDDFILEHLTDMSKGPTQDQFELQFQCVPATEQQEVDSVSDWTLCGSDSSRKQLLKDSTFALILPPLNGRVASTLMLARLYEALRSGAVPVILGADELRLPYAETLDWRRAALLMPKARITELHFLLRAVQDADLLLLRRQGRLIWERYLSSVQATVDTVIASLRDRLGIPPRPVPPVVAQSVFNSTFIPLKSDPPVGLDTEPEESLGPIEPPYPSPAFRRNYTILRMQSKEAWNDWVDPFYMYPQLPFDPALPSDAKFIGSHTGFRPIGKGIGGAGKEFSEALGGNYPREQFTIVILTYEREQVLMDSLGRLYGLPYLHKVVVVWNSPKPPLDDLRWPDIGVPVAVLRAPRNSLNNRFLPFDVIETEAVLSVDDDAHLRHDEILFGFRVWREHRDRVVGFPGRYHAWDVSSNNMWHYNSNYSCELSMVLTGAAFLHKYYMYLYTYHLPQAIRDKVDEYMNCEDIAMNFLVSHITRRPPVKVTSRWTFRCPGCPVSLSEDDTHFQERHKCINFFSQVFGYTPLLNTQYRADSILFKTRIPHDKQKCFKYI, via the exons ATGTCTCTGGCCTTCGACCTGAGCAACTCCGGCGGTGCTTATCAACCACTGGACAGCGGAAGCGGCAAAGACGCGTCGGCAGCGGTCCCGCAGAGACACGCGATGAGCATGAGGGTCTCGTGGATCAGGCAATGGCGCCGCTATAAACTGCCCGCCTTGGTTCTCATGATGATGTTTCTGATGTCCTGCCTTGCGTACCGCATCATGGGT GCCGAGCAGGATGCTCCTCCCACGGACTTGCACCGCAGCTCCCCGCTGCTGGATGCTTACGAGGATTTCAGCGCGATGCGGGCCGGCGACCTAAAGATGCGCATCGAGGAGATGGTAAGAATCAAG AGCACTGTGTCAGTGGAGCTGCGCGAGCTAGAGTCCCGCCGCCAGAAACTGCAGTCGGACATCAGTCAGTACAATCAAAAAATTGAGGAGCTGAAGCAGGAGCTGCTCCGTGAGCAGACCGAGTTGGAGCGTCTCAAGATGTCCGTGGAGCAGGCGCAGGTGGCCCAGCGGGAGGCAGTGCAGCGCAACACTCCTGATCTTGCCCTGCCGCGCACCCTCCTGCCCAACTCCCTGCCCCAAAAGATGAATACTGTCTCGACGGGCGTAGCCGCCTCCTGTGCGATGCACAACTGCTTCGACCACTCCCGTTGCAGCCTCACCTCCGGCTTTCCAGTATACCTTTATGACCCCGACGAACACAACGTCCAGCGAACTGGCTACGATATCGATGGCTTCCTTAAGACAACTCTCAAACAAACGCTCGGCTACAACGCGCACATAGTGAGGGATCCAACGCAAGCCTGCATCTACCTGGTGCTGGTAGGCGAGGCTCTGCTGGAACAGGACCTGCTTCGAAACAACCGATATGCGGCCCAAGAGGctgagcagcaacagccgacGGCTCCCAGCCAAACACACGACTGCCCCATCGAAATGCAGAAGCTGTACAACCTGCCCTACTGGGGAGGCGATGGCCGCAACCATGTGCTGCTAAACCTGGCACGCCGGGACCTCTGCTCCCGCAGGACGAATGCACTGCTCCAGCAGAACACCATGCGAGCCATTGTGGTGCAGAGCGCCTTCGAGCTGGACCAGTTCCGACCCGGATACGATCTGATTGTGCCCCCCATCCTCGGTCCGCCAGGAGGAGACGTTTGGCAGGAGTGTGCCAGTATGGTGCCCGCCCGCCGCAAGTACCTGCTCTCGTTCCAGGGAGAGATGAGACCGAAAACAGACCCCCAAGGCTCCAACCCGCTGGACGACTTCATACTGGAACACTTGACGGATATGTCCAAGGGACCAACTCAGGATCAGTTCGAGCTACAGTTCCAGTGCGTCCCCGCCAcggagcagcaggaggtggaCTCCGTGTCCGACTGGACGCTTTGTGGATCGGATTCGTCCCGCAAGCAGCTGCTGAAGGACTCTACCTTCGCGCTGATCCTTCCCCCGCTGAACGGACGTGTGGCTTCCACCCTCATGCTAGCCCGACTATATGAGGCGCTGCGCTCCGGGGCCGTTCCCGTCATCCTCGGAGCAGATGAGCTTCGTCTCCCGTATGCGGAGACTCTGGATTGGCGTCGGGCGGCACTCCTCATGCCCAAGGCTCGCATCACGGAGCTGCACTTCCTCCTTCGAGCCGTCCAGGACGCAGACTTGCTTCTTCTTCGGCGCCAGGGCCGACTAATCTGGGAGCGCTACCTCAGTTCCGTTCAGGCCACTGTGGACACGGTGATAGCCAGCCTACGCGACCGCCTGGGGATACCACCGCGCCCGGTTCCACCAGTAGTAGCACAGAGCGTCTTCAACAGCACATTTATACCGTTAAAGTCCGATCCACCAGTGGGACTGGACACGGAACCGGAAGAGTCTCTTGGTCCCATTGAGCCGCCATATCCGAGTCCCGCCTTCCGCAGAAACTACACGATCCTGCGAATGCAGTCCAAGGAGGCCTGGAACGACTGGGTAGATCCCTTCTACATGTATCCCCAGCTGCCCTTCGACCCGGCCCTTCCCTCCGATGCCAAGTTCATTGGATCCCACACAGGATTCCGGCCAATCGGTAAGGGCATTGGAGGAGCCGGTAAGGAGTTCAGCGAAGCCCTCGGCGGAAACTACCCCAGAGAACAGTTCACCATTGTCATATTGACCTACGAGCGGGAGCAGGTGCTGATGGACTCGCTGGGTCGCCTTTACGGGCTACCGTATCTGCACAAGGTGGTTGTTGTATGGAACTCACCAAAGCCGCCGTTGGACGACCTTCGCTGGCCAGACATCGGGGTGCCAGTGGCGGTTCTGCGCGCCCCGCGCAACTCCCTCAACAACCGCTTCCTGCCTTTCGATGTAATCGAGACAGAGGCGGTGCTCTCAGTCGATGACGACGCCCACCTACGGCATGATGAGATTTTATTTGGTTTCCGTGTGTGGCGCGAGCACCGCGACCGCGTCGTCGGTTTCCCCGGTCGCTACCACGCTTGGGATgtgagcagcaacaacatgtGGCACTATAACTCCAACTACAGCTGCGAGCTCAGCATGGTGCTCACCGGAGCAGCCTTCCTGCACAAGTACTACATGTACCTGTACACCTATCACCTGCCACAGGCCATCCGCGACAAGGTGGACGAGTATATGAACTGCGAGGACATTGCCATGAACTTCCTCGTCTCGCACATCACCCGCCGACCCCCGGTGAAGGTGACTTCTCGGTGGACGTTCCGGTGCCCAGGCTGCCCGGTTTCGCTCAGCGAGGACGACACCCACTTCCAGGAGCGccataaatgcataaatttctTCAGCCAGGTGTTCGGCTACACGCCTCTGCTGAACACTCAGTACCGGGCGGACTCGATCCTGTTCAAGACTCGCATTCCGCACGACAAGCAGAAGTGCTTCAAGTACATCTAG
- the LOC6899125 gene encoding exostosin-3-like, producing the protein MATSRSSSEENGAPVVANTAWLPHWRCNIIALLLMLVFLVCCMAYRMSRVHQLNLDLTAEAEAETRLQSIYKLQWAIGKYQKDLVELQRERLREQKILELLKIGVKQAQKAQQEAVRNTPKISLPPTLLPNSLPQKMNTVSTGIAASCAMHNCFDHSRCSLTSGFPVYLYDPDEHNIQRTGYDIDGFLKTTLKQTLGYNAHIVRDPTQACIYLVLVGEALLEQDLLRNNRYAASHTHHCPIDMQKLYNLPYWGGDGRNHVLLNLARRDLCSRRTNALLQQNTMRAIVVQSAFELDQFRPRYDLIVPPILGPPGGDVWQECASMVPARRKYLLSFQGEMRPKTDPQGSNPLDDFILEHLTDMSKGPTQDQFELQFQCVPATEQQEVDSVSDWTLCGSDSSRKQLLKDSTFALILPPLNGRVASTLMLARLYEALRSGAVPVILGADELRLPYAETLDWRRAALLMPKARITELHFLLQAVQDADLLLLRRQGRLIWERYLSSVQATVDTVIASLRDRLGIPPRPVPPVVAQRVFNNTFAPLKAKIRLTILPEEFLGPMEPPYPSPTFRRNYTILRMQSKEAWNDWVDPFYMYPQLPFDPALPSDAKFIGSYTEFRPIGKGIGGAGKEFSEALGGNYPKEQFTIVILTYEREPVLCGLLRRLYGLPYLHKVVVVWNSRKLPRIELLWPEIGVPVDVVRGPRNSLNNRFLPLDVIETEAVLSVDDDVQIGQDEIVFGFRVWREHRDRIVGLPGRYHAWDVDSSKWRYNHSCSCELSMVLTGAAFLHKYYMYLYTYHLPQAIREKVDEFMNCEDIAMNFLVSHITRRPPVKITSRWNFRRRGMKAALSQRAKHLQNRNKCINFFSQVFGYTPLLNTQYRAESVLFKTRIPHDKQKCFKYI; encoded by the coding sequence ATGGCCACCTCCCGCAGCAGTAGCGAAGAGAACGGAGCGCCGGTTGTTGCTAATACTGCCTGGCTACCACACTGGCGCTGCAATATTATCGCACTGCTTCTTATGCTGGTGTTTTTAGTGTGCTGTATGGCGTACCGCATGAGTAGAGTTCACCAACTAAACCTGGATCTGActgccgaggccgaggccgagacAAGGCTGCAGTCCATCTATAAGCTGCAGTGGGCAATTGGAAAGTACCAAAAGGATCTCGTGGAGCTCCAAAGAGAGCGATTGCGAGAGCAGAAGATACTGGAGCTGCTTAAAATCGGCGTGAAGCAAGCGCAAAAGGCCCAGCAAGAGGCAGTGCGAAACACTCCTAAAATTAGCCTCCCGCCCACTCTCCTGCCCAACTCCCTGCCCCAAAAGATGAATACTGTCTCGACGGGCATAGCCGCCTCCTGTGCGATGCACAACTGCTTCGACCACTCCCGTTGCAGCCTCACCTCCGGCTTTCCAGTATACCTTTATGACCCCGACGAACACAACATCCAGCGAACTGGCTACGATATCGATGGCTTCCTTAAGACAACTCTCAAACAAACGCTCGGCTACAACGCGCACATAGTGAGGGATCCAACGCAAGCCTGCATCTACCTGGTGCTGGTAGGCGAGGCTCTGCTGGAACAGGACCTGCTTCGAAACAACCGATACGCAGCCAGCCACACACACCACTGCCCCATCGACATGCAGAAACTGTACAACCTGCCCTACTGGGGAGGCGATGGCCGCAACCATGTGCTGCTAAACCTGGCACGCCGGGACCTCTGCTCCCGCAGGACGAATGCACTGCTCCAGCAGAACACCATGCGAGCCATTGTGGTGCAGAGCGCCTTCGAGCTGGACCAGTTCCGGCCCAGATACGATCTGATTGTGCCCCCCATCCTCGGTCCGCCAGGAGGAGACGTTTGGCAGGAGTGTGCCAGTATGGTGCCCGCCCGCCGCAAGTACCTGCTCTCGTTCCAGGGAGAGATGAGACCGAAAACAGACCCCCAAGGCTCCAACCCGCTGGACGACTTCATACTGGAACACTTGACGGATATGTCCAAGGGACCAACTCAGGATCAGTTCGAGCTACAGTTCCAGTGCGTCCCCGCCAcggagcagcaggaggtggaCTCCGTGTCCGACTGGACGCTTTGTGGATCCGATTCGTCCCGCAAGCAGCTGCTGAAGGACTCTACCTTCGCGCTGATCCTTCCCCCGTTGAACGGACGTGTGGCTTCCACCCTCATGCTAGCCCGACTATATGAGGCGCTGCGCTCCGGGGCCGTTCCCGTCATCCTCGGAGCAGATGAGCTTCGTCTCCCGTATGCGGAGACTCTGGATTGGCGTCGGGCGGCACTCCTCATGCCCAAGGCTCGCATCACGGAGCTGCACTTCCTCCTTCAAGCAGTCCAGGACGCGGACTTGCTTCTTCTTCGGCGCCAGGGCCGACTAATCTGGGAGCGGTACCTCAGTTCCGTTCAGGCCACTGTGGACACGGTGATAGCCAGCCTACGCGACCGCCTGGGGATACCACCGCGCCCGGTTCCACCAGTAGTGGCCCAACGCGTTTTCAACAATACTTTTGCGCCATTGAAGGCAAAGATTAGATTAACCATTTTACCAGAGGAGTTTCTGGGCCCCATGGAGCCACCATATCCGAGTCCCACCTTCCGCAGAAACTACACGATCTTACGAATGCAGTCCAAAGAGGCCTGGAACGACTGGGTAGATCCCTTCTACATGTATCCCCAGCTGCCCTTCGACCCGGCCCTTCCCTCCGATGCCAAGTTCATTGGATCCTACACCGAATTCCGGCCTATTGGTAAGGGCATTGGCGGTGCCGGTAAGGAGTTTAGCGAAGCTCTCGGCGGAAACTACCCCAAGGAGCAGTTCACCATCGTCATTTTGACCTACGAGCGGGAGCCCGTACTGTGCGGCTTGCTTCGTCGCCTTTACGGGCTGCCATATCTGCACAAGGTGGTCGTGGTATGGAACTCTCGAAAGTTGCCGCGGATCGAGCTTCTCTGGCCGGAAATTGGCGTGCCAGTGGATGTAGTACGCGGCCCGCGCAACTCCCTTAACAACCGCTTCCTGCCGTTGGACGTAATCGAGACGGAGGCGGTCCTTTCGGTGGATGACGACGTTCAAATCGGACAAGACGAGATTGTGTTCGGCTTCCGGGTATGGCGCGAGCACCGCGACCGTATTGTGGGATTGCCTGGCCGCTACCATGCCTGGGATGTGGACAGCAGCAAGTGGCGATACAAtcacagctgcagctgcgagCTGAGCATGGTGCTCACCGGAGCAGCCTTCCTGCACAAATACTACATGTACCTGTACACCTATCACCTGCCACAAGCCATCCGCGAAAAGGTGGACGAGTTCATGAACTGCGAGGACATCGCCATGAACTTCCTCGTCTCACACATCACCCGCCGTCCGCCGGTGAAGATCACTTCTCGGTGGAACTTTCGCCGCCGTGGCATGAAGGCTGCGCTCAGCCAAAGAGCCAAACACCTTCAGAACCGCAACAAATGCATCAATTTCTTCAGCCAGGTGTTCGGCTACACGCCCCTGCTAAACACCCAGTATCGGGCGGAATCGGTACTGTTCAAGACTCGCATTCCGCACGACAAGCAAAAGTGTTTCAAGTACATTTAG
- the LOC4805744 gene encoding ankyrin repeat domain-containing protein 13D isoform X1: protein MKSLDEIKVEYPLHWHIWNGDVEQLQTELQIDQNDKEKIDPRGRTPLMLAVRLANFPCVKCLLAAKCNATYEHEGWSIVQEAVCTGEVDILTAIIEVRDLQRHVQRVTHVPKLLQHLLDAPDFYIEMKWEFTSWVPLMSRLCPSDTYKVYKRGANVRIDTTLLGFDNNTWQRGNRSYIFKGAKETATMIEIDHDTNEVMVEQMSSDIGDIVAIPPALGTVRARLNAPVITNNIEMEKISFERNKCGIWGWRSEKSEAINGYNCKVYGASNVEFVTKTRMDHLSEEQIKNKTARTPLHSLLGIADEEYVPPTDVAAGFKERTPSPRPGETASLLAGTESGGRSSPAVSQSNGGSGCASGASTPRSLVTPEEYFSGEDLHGRDVGKPKNLSTKVQRFKANLWLAEEHPIRLQEQVLPILDLMSTMASPHVSKLKDFITMQLPAGFPVKVEIPLFHVLNACITFGNVFAMTTPVEYVATLEEQDRVTCLVDDRCFDIPNHYTNRGGDSRRQIPLDEDDMLQYAIEQSLVESSGACGAEADDKVDIWEVLRGQSVVGSDMLPEDDEQLQRVLHESLLGAHANASGSPASEDDDDGGFRYVDPDLAMAMRLSQQDQKKYELERQREQEMIEQALKLSLQEH from the exons ATGAAGAGCTTGGACGAAATCAAGGTGGAGTATCCGCTCCACTGGCACATCTGGAACGGAGACGTGGAGCAGCTTCAGACCGAGCTACAAATTGACCAG AATGATAAGGAAAAAATCGATCCACGGGGACGCACCCCCCTGATGCTGGCGGTGCGATTGGCGAATTTTCCCTGCGTCAAGTGTCTTCTAGCAGCCAAGTGCAACGCGACCTATGAGCACGAAGGGTGGTCAA TTGTACAGGAGGCCGTGTGCACTGGCGAAGTAGACATACTGACTGCCATCATCGAGGTGCGTGACCTACAGCGGCACGTCCAGCGCGTGACGCACGTGCCCAAGCTCCTGCAGCACCTCCTGGACGCCCCCGACTTTTACATTGAGATGAAATGGGAGTTCACATCGTGGGTGCCGCTGATGTCGCGTCTCTGCCCCAGCGACACCTACAAAGTCTATAAGCGGGGCGCCAATGTGCGCATAGACACCACCCTGCTGGGATTCGACAACAACACCTGGCAGAGGGGGAATCGCTCGTACATCTTCAAGGGCGCCA AAGAGACTGCCACAATGATCGAGATCGACCACGACACGAACGAAGTGATGGTGGAGCAGATGAGCAGCGATATCGGGGATATTGTGGCCATTCCCCCCGCCCTGGGCACTGTGCGCGCCCGCCTTAATGCGCCCGTCATCACCAACAATATCGAGATGGAAAAGATTAGTTTCGAGCGCAACAAGTGCGGCATTTGGGGCTGGCGCAGCGAGAAGTCTGAGGCCATCAATGGCTACAACTGCAAGGTGTATGGAGCCAGCAATGTGGAGTTTGTCACAAAGACCCGGATGGACCACCTGAGCGAGGAGCAAATCAAG AACAAAACAGCACGGACGCCCCTTCACAGTCTGCTGGGCATTGCCGATGAGGAATACGTGCCCCCCACAGACGTAGCCGCGGGATTCAAAGAGCGC ACACCCTCGCCGCGACCTGGAGAGACAGCCTCCCTTTTGGCGGGCACCGAAAGCGGTGGGCGCTCCTCACCCGCCGTTTCCCAGAGCAATGGCGGCTCTGGCTGTGCATCGGGAGCAAGCACGCCCAGGTCATTGGTCACGCCAGAGGAGTACTTCAGCGGCGAGGACCTGCATGGCCGGGACGTGGGCAAGCCCAAAAATCTGAGCACAAAGGTGCAGCGTTTCAAGGCCAACCTATGGCTGGCCGAGGAACATCCGATACGACTGCAGGAGCAGGTGCTTCCGATTTTGGACCTCATGTCTACCATGGCTAGTCCCCATGTGTCAAAACTTAAAGACTTTATAACTATGCAGCTGCCAGCCGGCTTCCCGGTCAAGGTGGAGATACCGCTCTTTCACGTCCTCAACGCCTGCATCACGTTCGGCAACGTGTTCGCCATGACCACGCCTGTAGAGTACGTGGCCACCTTGGAGGAGCAGGACCGCGTCACCTGCCTGGTGGACGACCGCTGTTTCGATATACCCAATCACTACACAAACCGGGGCGGCGATTCCCGGCGCCAGATCCCACTGGACGAGGACGACATGCTGCAGTACGCCATCGAGCAGAGTCTGGTGGAAAGCAGCGGCGCCTGCGGAGCCGAGGCCGACGATAAGGTTGACATTTGGGAGGTGCTGCGCGGACAGAGTGTTGTTGGATCGGACATGCTGCCCGAGGACGACGAGCAACTGCAGCG GGTGCTGCACGAGTCGCTGCTTGGGGCCCATGCTAACGCCAGTGGCTCTCCCGCCTCCgaagacgatgacgatggGGGCTTCCGTTACGTGGACCCCGacctggccatggccatgcgTTTATCGCAGCAGGACCAAAAGAAGTACGAGCTGGAGCGACAGCGCGAGCAAGAGATGATCGAGCAGGCGCTCAAGCTCAGCCTGCAGGAACACTAG
- the LOC4805744 gene encoding ankyrin repeat domain-containing protein 13D isoform X2 has protein sequence MKSLDEIKVEYPLHWHIWNGDVEQLQTELQIDQNDKEKIDPRGRTPLMLAVRLANFPCVKCLLAAKCNATYEHEGWSIVQEAVCTGEVDILTAIIEVRDLQRHVQRVTHVPKLLQHLLDAPDFYIEMKWEFTSWVPLMSRLCPSDTYKVYKRGANVRIDTTLLGFDNNTWQRGNRSYIFKGAKETATMIEIDHDTNEVMVEQMSSDIGDIVAIPPALGTVRARLNAPVITNNIEMEKISFERNKCGIWGWRSEKSEAINGYNCKVYGASNVEFVTKTRMDHLSEEQIKNKTARTPLHSLLGIADEEYVPPTDVAAGFKERTPSPRPGETASLLAGTESGGRSSPAVSQSNGGSGCASGASTPRSLVTPEEYFSGEDLHGRDVGKPKNLSTKVQRFKANLWLAEEHPIRLQEQVLPILDLMSTMASPHVSKLKDFITMQLPAGFPVKVEIPLFHVLNACITFGNVFAMTTPVEYVATLEEQDRVTCLVDDRCFDIPNHYTNRGGDSRRQIPLDEDDMLQYAIEQSLVESSGACGAEADDKVDIWEVLRGQSVVGSDMLPEDDEQLQRHPRFSSHLLSPHHHYGRYSPSPHSLLEPQPRGRSASAGAQFKNELSYMKKIFK, from the exons ATGAAGAGCTTGGACGAAATCAAGGTGGAGTATCCGCTCCACTGGCACATCTGGAACGGAGACGTGGAGCAGCTTCAGACCGAGCTACAAATTGACCAG AATGATAAGGAAAAAATCGATCCACGGGGACGCACCCCCCTGATGCTGGCGGTGCGATTGGCGAATTTTCCCTGCGTCAAGTGTCTTCTAGCAGCCAAGTGCAACGCGACCTATGAGCACGAAGGGTGGTCAA TTGTACAGGAGGCCGTGTGCACTGGCGAAGTAGACATACTGACTGCCATCATCGAGGTGCGTGACCTACAGCGGCACGTCCAGCGCGTGACGCACGTGCCCAAGCTCCTGCAGCACCTCCTGGACGCCCCCGACTTTTACATTGAGATGAAATGGGAGTTCACATCGTGGGTGCCGCTGATGTCGCGTCTCTGCCCCAGCGACACCTACAAAGTCTATAAGCGGGGCGCCAATGTGCGCATAGACACCACCCTGCTGGGATTCGACAACAACACCTGGCAGAGGGGGAATCGCTCGTACATCTTCAAGGGCGCCA AAGAGACTGCCACAATGATCGAGATCGACCACGACACGAACGAAGTGATGGTGGAGCAGATGAGCAGCGATATCGGGGATATTGTGGCCATTCCCCCCGCCCTGGGCACTGTGCGCGCCCGCCTTAATGCGCCCGTCATCACCAACAATATCGAGATGGAAAAGATTAGTTTCGAGCGCAACAAGTGCGGCATTTGGGGCTGGCGCAGCGAGAAGTCTGAGGCCATCAATGGCTACAACTGCAAGGTGTATGGAGCCAGCAATGTGGAGTTTGTCACAAAGACCCGGATGGACCACCTGAGCGAGGAGCAAATCAAG AACAAAACAGCACGGACGCCCCTTCACAGTCTGCTGGGCATTGCCGATGAGGAATACGTGCCCCCCACAGACGTAGCCGCGGGATTCAAAGAGCGC ACACCCTCGCCGCGACCTGGAGAGACAGCCTCCCTTTTGGCGGGCACCGAAAGCGGTGGGCGCTCCTCACCCGCCGTTTCCCAGAGCAATGGCGGCTCTGGCTGTGCATCGGGAGCAAGCACGCCCAGGTCATTGGTCACGCCAGAGGAGTACTTCAGCGGCGAGGACCTGCATGGCCGGGACGTGGGCAAGCCCAAAAATCTGAGCACAAAGGTGCAGCGTTTCAAGGCCAACCTATGGCTGGCCGAGGAACATCCGATACGACTGCAGGAGCAGGTGCTTCCGATTTTGGACCTCATGTCTACCATGGCTAGTCCCCATGTGTCAAAACTTAAAGACTTTATAACTATGCAGCTGCCAGCCGGCTTCCCGGTCAAGGTGGAGATACCGCTCTTTCACGTCCTCAACGCCTGCATCACGTTCGGCAACGTGTTCGCCATGACCACGCCTGTAGAGTACGTGGCCACCTTGGAGGAGCAGGACCGCGTCACCTGCCTGGTGGACGACCGCTGTTTCGATATACCCAATCACTACACAAACCGGGGCGGCGATTCCCGGCGCCAGATCCCACTGGACGAGGACGACATGCTGCAGTACGCCATCGAGCAGAGTCTGGTGGAAAGCAGCGGCGCCTGCGGAGCCGAGGCCGACGATAAGGTTGACATTTGGGAGGTGCTGCGCGGACAGAGTGTTGTTGGATCGGACATGCTGCCCGAGGACGACGAGCAACTGCAGCG TCACCCTCGCTTCTCCTCGCACCTGCTTTCACCTCACCACCATTACGGACGATACTCGCCGTCTCCCCACTCTCTCCTAGAGCCGCAGCCCCGTGGCCGCTCTGCTTCGGCGGGGGCTCAGTTCAAGAACGAACTCAGCTACATGAAGAAGATCTTCAAATAG
- the LOC6899126 gene encoding exostosin-3-like — protein MSVEQAQVAQREAVQRNTPDLALPRTLLPNSLPRKMNTVSTGVAASCAMHNCFDHSRCSLTSGFPVYLYDPHEHNVQRTGYDIDGFLKTTLKQTLGYNAHIVRDPTQACIYLVLVGEALLEQDLLRNNRYAAQEVEQQQPTAPSQTHDCPIEMQKLYNLPYWGGDGRNHVLLNLARRDLCSRRTNALLQQNTMRAIVVQSAFELDQFRPGYDLIVPPILGPITKNSSSCDSIHFLEKT, from the coding sequence ATGTCCGTGGAGCAGGCGCAGGTGGCCCAGCGGGAGGCAGTGCAGCGCAACACTCCTGATCTTGCCCTGCCGCGCACCCTCCTGCCCAACTCCCTGCCCCGAAAGATGAATACTGTCTCGACGGGCGTAGCCGCCTCCTGTGCGATGCACAACTGCTTCGACCACTCCCGTTGCAGCCTCACCTCCGGCTTTCCAGTATACCTTTATGACCCCCACGAACACAACGTCCAGCGAACTGGCTACGATATCGATGGCTTCCTTAAGACAACTCTCAAACAAACGCTCGGCTACAACGCGCACATAGTGAGGGATCCAACGCAAGCCTGCATCTACCTGGTGCTGGTAGGCGAGGCTCTGCTGGAACAGGACCTGCTTCGAAACAACCGATATGCGGCCCAAGAGgttgagcagcaacagccgacGGCTCCCAGCCAAACACACGACTGCCCCATCGAAATGCAGAAGCTGTACAACCTGCCCTACTGGGGAGGCGATGGCCGCAACCATGTGCTGCTAAACCTGGCACGTCGGGACCTCTGCTCCCGTAGGACGAATGCACTGCTCCAGCAGAACACCATGCGAGCCATTGTGGTGCAGAGCGCCTTCGAGCTGGACCAGTTCCGGCCCGGATACGATCTGATTGTGCCACCCATCCTCGGTCCTATCACTAAAAACTCTTCAAGCTGCGATAGCATCCACTTTCTTGAGAAAACATAA